In the Salvia miltiorrhiza cultivar Shanhuang (shh) chromosome 8, IMPLAD_Smil_shh, whole genome shotgun sequence genome, GCTAGGAATATATATGCTTATTTATAGccctagacgagatgattcttaaAATTCATTTCTGGTCTTTCAAACTCCATGTGATATAATGTTCAAAAGTCAAAGGTGGTCTATCAAGCTTCATACGAGATGTACTCAGAACTCAGTTTTGACTCCAAACaatatgatgctcacaagttagAAGTGATTTGTGAAGCAAACAAGATAAtgctcataacttaattatgaCCTTTAAAGTTCCAAATGAAATGTTACTTAGCACTCAGCTCTGGTATTTCAATATCAAAATGAGTGATGCCTAGAACTCAGTTTTGGTCTATCTAACTATAGACGAGATGACGTTCACAAGTCAattatggtctttcaagctccacatgagatgatgctcacaagtcagttatggtcttaCGAGCTCTAGATGAGATGCTGCTCACAAGTCAATTTTATCTTTCAAGTtgtagacgagatgatgctcaaaagttagttatatttttttaagcTTCAGATGATGATGTTCATAAGCAAATGTCACATTTCAATATTCAGATAAGATGATGATTAAAAGTTTGACGTACAAAAGTCAAATGTGATATTTCAGCTATAGAtcagatgatgctcaaaagtcttgtAAAGTTcggatgagatgatgctcacataTAAGATGTGGTCTTAAATTTACCtgtcaatttaaaaaaattgtacttctataaaattattaaatattttctatataCAATTAACAAGAAATGCGATGTATCAATCCTCCATCATATTCTATGTCAAATTTACATatgttttttcttcttatttttctaaaatcctCAATCctacatcaactttttatgaaattttatcaaatgaaaactTATATAAAATGGCAATATATTCtaactctcaacaaaaaattaacatatgATAAACaattattgagattattataatttaaattatatcactaatttaatttcagtcaaataaatttaattaaaaattaaagatcattTCGTATGCTTTATGGCTAATAATTAAATGTAAATAATTTTCTATTGAATTTCGATCGATTTCACGCCTGTAcatgtaaaactaaaactaatattctttccttttcttttcttgcttTAAAGCAAAACTAAGTACTTTCGTGACTCGTGAAGCAGTCAAATACATCGAActaatttttcacatttcaccaACCCACGTACAAACATGCTAGCGCTTGGTTCAACTCGAAGATTCACCAACCCACGTACAACCGCTATGGCGCATGGTACAATTTGCGGAATGCAGAAAACTGTGGTAATCACAACCCAAGTGAGCCGACACCGTCAATGGGGCCAGCTGGCACCGTCTCACTGGCTAACTGGCACCATAGGAGTCCGGTAGTGGGCCCGGGTAGGGTAGGTTTTTTTGATTTGCCAAGGGAAACTAGAGAGCGAGTCCTTCGGATCCGGGTTTATAAATACCCGCGCCTTCATTTCAACTAACCTGCATCTCACTACGCTACTTCTCTCTTCCTCCCTTTTGAGCTGCAGATCTAGGCCTCCTCTTTTGCGGAAAGGTACGCAAAATGACCGAGTCTCGATTTACTGTGTTAGATTTGGTTGTCGTGACCTGTGATTGTTTTAGAtctagtgttttttttttcacttttgtgtTATACAGATTTGTGAATTTATGGTAATTGAATGTCGGCAGTTTTCTTGTTTTCGATGATGAATGTGCTGCTATACCGTTTAGTTTACCGGATCGCAGAATTTCATTAGAAGTGTGATGGTGGATGTAAATATCTGTGCTGTATTGTAGTGAGATTCAGATCTTGTTGTGCATTTTGCGCTCGAGAGAATGCCGTGATTATTAGTTGAGGATCTGCATTTTTCCGTACATAATTCGTAAATCTGATTTATCTGATCCATGATTGATTGCACGAGAATTTTCAGCTACCACGTATAGCATTATTTGTAACAGCTTTCTAAATCTGCTGCATCTGCCGTTCAGAAGTTTTATAACGTTCCTTTACATAAATTAGTCTTTACTGTTTACTCCGATACCTTTGGAGTTCATGAAGAAAATGCGTGGTTTCTACTATAGCTACTTGTTGTGCCTGTTTATATCCATTTTGCAATAGACAGAGAATCTTCAAACTTTAAGTTATTGCACCTTTATAGTTACTTAACTGCCTCTAAAATTTTTGAATCGTTTGCATGTACTAGCATCTAGAACTAACACATCCCTGATCCTGTTTTCCAGATACAATATGGATACCTTCCTGTTCACCTCAGAGTCTGTCAATGAAGGACACCCCGACAAGCTCTGCGACCAAGTCTCAGATGCCATTCTTGATGCTTGCCTAGAGCAGGACCCAGAGAGCAAAGTAGCATGTGAAACTTGCACCAAGACTAATATGGTCATGGTCTTTGGTGAGATCACAACCAAGGCTAAGGTGGACTATGAAAAGATAGTTCGTGATACCTGCAGAGGGATTGGATTCACCTCGCCAGATGTTGGCCTTGATGCTGATCACTGCAAGGTCCTTGTCAACATTGAACAACAGAGCCCTGACATTGCCCAGGGAGTTCATGGTCATCTCACCAAGAAACCTGAAGAGATCGGAGCTGGTGACCAAGGGCACATGTTCGGCTATGCCACCGATGAAACACCAGAGCTGATGCCACTTACTCATGTCCTTGCCACCAAGCTTGGTGCCAAACTCACTGAAGTGAGGAAGAACAAGACTTGCGCATGGTTGAGACCTGATGGCAAGACACAAGTTACTGTTGAGTACAAGAACGAGGGAGGGGCCATGGTTCCTATCAGAGTTCACACAGTCCTCATCTCTACGCAGCATGATGAGACTGTTACAAATGATCAGATTGCCGCTGACTTGAAGGAGCACGTCATCAAACCTGTGATTCCTGCTCAGTATCTTGATGACAAGACAATCTTCCATCTCAACCCATCTGGGAGGTTTGTGATTGGTGGTCCTCATGGAGATGCTGGTCTCACCGGTAGGAAAATCATCATCGACACCTACGGTGGGTGGGGTGCTCATGGTGGAGGTGCTTTCTCTGGCAAAGATCCTACCAAAGTGGACAGGAGTGGAGCATATATTGTGAGGCAAGCAGCAAAGAGTATTGTGGCATCAGGACTTGCTCGCAGATGCATTGTCCAGGTGTCGTATGCTATTG is a window encoding:
- the LOC130997815 gene encoding S-adenosylmethionine synthase 3-like, yielding MDTFLFTSESVNEGHPDKLCDQVSDAILDACLEQDPESKVACETCTKTNMVMVFGEITTKAKVDYEKIVRDTCRGIGFTSPDVGLDADHCKVLVNIEQQSPDIAQGVHGHLTKKPEEIGAGDQGHMFGYATDETPELMPLTHVLATKLGAKLTEVRKNKTCAWLRPDGKTQVTVEYKNEGGAMVPIRVHTVLISTQHDETVTNDQIAADLKEHVIKPVIPAQYLDDKTIFHLNPSGRFVIGGPHGDAGLTGRKIIIDTYGGWGAHGGGAFSGKDPTKVDRSGAYIVRQAAKSIVASGLARRCIVQVSYAIGVAEPLSVFVDTYKTGKIPDKDILTLIKENFDFRPGMMAINLDLLRGGNFRYQKTAAYGHFGRDDPDFTWETVKILKPKA